Proteins found in one Cheilinus undulatus linkage group 9, ASM1832078v1, whole genome shotgun sequence genomic segment:
- the fbxl22 gene encoding F-box and leucine-rich protein 22 yields the protein MHLTELNRECLLHLFSFLDKDSRRSLSFTCHQLREVFMDPRLWNLLHFSSPCELRRDNFVLGPSLRYLTVCWYSSRVLQVCNIEDWLKSSFQRDICSKHERLVSNFLAQVCLMCPNLLSLTLSGCGHITDQDVISVLQSCRKLRSIHLENCVRITDRSLEGVAAQGVSLKEVKVDFCRNITEAGLQAVREKRPGIQLSAERSAGMIPDSKPEEKVPLRRTLQKVLLFS from the exons ATGCATCTCACTGAGCTCAACCGCGAATGTCTCcttcaccttttctcctttctggATAAAGACAGTCGGAGGAGTTTGTCCTTCACCTGTCATCAGCTGCGTGAGGTCTTCATGGACCCTCGCCTCTGGAATCTACTTCACTTCAGCTCCCCGTGTGAGCTGAGAAGGGACAACTTTGTGCTGGGACCCTCACTGCGTTACCTGACTGTTTGTTGGTACTCCAGCCGAGTCCTGCAGGTGTGCAACATCGAGGATTGGCTGAAGAGCTCGTTTCAGAGGGATATCTGCAGTAAACATGAACGCTTGGTCAGCAATTTCCTGGCCCAGGTCTGCCtcat GTGTCCAAACCTGCTCTCCCTGACCCTGTCCGGCTGCGGACACATCACCGACCAAGATGTGATCTCTGtactgcagagctgcaggaagCTGCGCAGCATCCACCTGGAGAATTGCGTCCGCATCACCGACCGCAGCCTGGAGGGTGTGGCGGCTCAAGGAGTGAGTCTGAAGGAGGTAAAGGTCGACTTCTGCAGGAATATTACAGAGGCAGGGCTGCAGGCCGTCCGAGAGAAGAGGCCAGGCATTCAGCTGAGTGCAGAGAGGAGCGCTGGCATGATCCCGGACAGCAAACCTGAAGAGAAGGTCCCACTCAGAAGGACGCTGCAGAAGGTCCTGCTGTTCTCCTAA